The Centroberyx gerrardi isolate f3 chromosome 7, fCenGer3.hap1.cur.20231027, whole genome shotgun sequence genome contains a region encoding:
- the rundc3aa gene encoding RUN domain-containing protein 3A isoform X2, with the protein MESGCMHTAMAMGLTSKKASTRSVGVERKNLITVCRFSVKTLLEKYTAEPIDDSSEEFVNFAAILEHILSHRFKGNTAGSGSWFSSDGQRSFWEYIRLACSKVQNNCIASIENIENISTSRAKGRAWIRVALMEKRLSEYVATALRDTRTTRRFYDDGAIMLREEATVLTGMLIGLSAIDFSFCLKGEVLDGKSPAVIDYTPYLKFTQSYDYLSDEEDRRSVDSSNSEESVPEHPYIPLVTDEESWSNKCRKMEQRFKIVYAQKGYLEELVRLRESQLKNVETENKRLRSRVEELTVQSQQEKKELEAVVLELQAQLSALIPCDSSHLAKDLSIPLVNQWSTIKDSQGDVKLFRRRSFHSLEQLSAEVSLNSESQKTDERQNGDAAWSSAGKDCTPSMLGLCGSLASLPSSKSLASLKSSECLVNISTEPSPALSPS; encoded by the exons ATTCTCTGTAAAGACTCTCCTAGAAAAGTACACAGCAGAGCCAATAGATGACTCATCCGAGGAGTTTGTTAACTTCGCTGCCATTTTGGAACACATCCTCAGCCACCGCTTCAAAGGTAACACAGCAG GTTCAGGAAGCTGGTTCAGCTCAGATGGACAGCGCAGTTTCTGGGAGTATATCCGGCTGGCGTGCAGCAAGGTGCAGAACAACTGCATCGCCAGCATAGAGAACATTGAAAACATCAGCACATCACGAGCCAAG GGCCGGGCCTGGATTCGAGTGGCTCTGATGGAGAAGCGTCTGTCTGAGTATGTGGCCACCGCCCTGAGGGACACCAGAACAACCAG GAGGTTTTACGATGATGGAGCCATTATGCTGAGAGAGGAGGCCACAGTCCTGACCGGCATGCTGATCGGACTCAGCGCCATTGACTTCAG tttttGCTTGAAGGGGGAAGTTCTGGATGGGAAATCCCCAGCTGTGATTGACTACACCCCGTACCTGAAGTTCACTCAGAG CTACGACTACCTGAGTGATGAGGAGGACCGGCGCAGCGTGGACAGCAGTAACAGTGAAGAGAGCGTCCCGGAGCATCCCTACATCCCCCTGGTCACCGACGAGGAAAGCTGGAGCAACAAGTGTCGCAAGATGGAGCAGAGGTTTAAGATCGTCTATGCCCAGAAG GGTTACCTGGAGGAGCTAGTGCGCCTGCGGGAGTCCCAGCTGAAGAACGTGGAGACGGAGAACAAGCGCCTGAGATCCAGGGTGGAGGAGCTGACGGTCCAGAGCcagcaggagaagaaggagcTGGAGGCCGTCGTGCTGGAGCTGCAGGCACAACT CTCCGCCCTCATCCCCTGTGACTCCTCCCACCTGGCGAAAGACCTCTCCATCCCCCTGGTCAACCAGTGGTCCACCATTAAAGACAGCCAGGGCGATGTCAAGCTGTTCCGCAG GAGGAGTTTCCACAGTTTGGAGCAGCTTTCTGCCGAAGTCAGCCTGAACTCCGAGTCCCAGAAGACTGACGAGAGACAGAACGGAGACGCTGCCTGGTCCTCAGCAG GAAAAGACTGCACCCCCTCCATGCTGGGTCTGTGCGGCTCGCTGGCCTCTTTACCGAGCTCCAAGTCGCTGGCCAGCCTCAAGTCCAGCGAGTGTCTGGTCAACATCAGCACTGAGCCAAGTCCTGCGCTCTCTCCCAGCTAG
- the zwi gene encoding zwilling: MGNTSITEGKTALAVGKTSIARGKTTVSLGNSSIFRGVTTTSMGDSTIQREKTTVALGRASFTRGTTTTSFRKALMPKRRTT, from the coding sequence ATGGGCAACACTAGCATCACCGAGGGCAAGACTGCCCTGGCAGTGGGCAAGACCTCTATAGCCAGGGGAAAGACTACCGTCTCCTTGGGCAACTCCTCCATCTTCAGGGGAGTGACCACCACCTCCATGGGAGACTCCACCATCCAGAGGGAAAAGACGACTGTAGCTCTGGGACGAGCCAGCTTCACCCGAGgaaccaccaccacctccttccGCAAAGCGTTGATGCCCAAGCGCAGGACCACCTAG
- the rundc3aa gene encoding RUN domain-containing protein 3A isoform X1, translating to MESGCMHTAMAMGLTSKKASTRSVGVERKNLITVCRFSVKTLLEKYTAEPIDDSSEEFVNFAAILEHILSHRFKGNTAGSGSWFSSDGQRSFWEYIRLACSKVQNNCIASIENIENISTSRAKGRAWIRVALMEKRLSEYVATALRDTRTTRRFYDDGAIMLREEATVLTGMLIGLSAIDFSFCLKGEVLDGKSPAVIDYTPYLKFTQSYDYLSDEEDRRSVDSSNSEESVPEHPYIPLVTDEESWSNKCRKMEQRFKIVYAQKGYLEELVRLRESQLKNVETENKRLRSRVEELTVQSQQEKKELEAVVLELQAQLSALIPCDSSHLAKDLSIPLVNQWSTIKDSQGDVKLFRRRSFHSLEQLSAEVSLNSESQKTDERQNGDAAWSSEKTAPPPCWVCAARWPLYRAPSRWPASSPASVWSTSALSQVLRSLPARSYRTTSAEPTANPIPQPVCLVMLR from the exons ATTCTCTGTAAAGACTCTCCTAGAAAAGTACACAGCAGAGCCAATAGATGACTCATCCGAGGAGTTTGTTAACTTCGCTGCCATTTTGGAACACATCCTCAGCCACCGCTTCAAAGGTAACACAGCAG GTTCAGGAAGCTGGTTCAGCTCAGATGGACAGCGCAGTTTCTGGGAGTATATCCGGCTGGCGTGCAGCAAGGTGCAGAACAACTGCATCGCCAGCATAGAGAACATTGAAAACATCAGCACATCACGAGCCAAG GGCCGGGCCTGGATTCGAGTGGCTCTGATGGAGAAGCGTCTGTCTGAGTATGTGGCCACCGCCCTGAGGGACACCAGAACAACCAG GAGGTTTTACGATGATGGAGCCATTATGCTGAGAGAGGAGGCCACAGTCCTGACCGGCATGCTGATCGGACTCAGCGCCATTGACTTCAG tttttGCTTGAAGGGGGAAGTTCTGGATGGGAAATCCCCAGCTGTGATTGACTACACCCCGTACCTGAAGTTCACTCAGAG CTACGACTACCTGAGTGATGAGGAGGACCGGCGCAGCGTGGACAGCAGTAACAGTGAAGAGAGCGTCCCGGAGCATCCCTACATCCCCCTGGTCACCGACGAGGAAAGCTGGAGCAACAAGTGTCGCAAGATGGAGCAGAGGTTTAAGATCGTCTATGCCCAGAAG GGTTACCTGGAGGAGCTAGTGCGCCTGCGGGAGTCCCAGCTGAAGAACGTGGAGACGGAGAACAAGCGCCTGAGATCCAGGGTGGAGGAGCTGACGGTCCAGAGCcagcaggagaagaaggagcTGGAGGCCGTCGTGCTGGAGCTGCAGGCACAACT CTCCGCCCTCATCCCCTGTGACTCCTCCCACCTGGCGAAAGACCTCTCCATCCCCCTGGTCAACCAGTGGTCCACCATTAAAGACAGCCAGGGCGATGTCAAGCTGTTCCGCAG GAGGAGTTTCCACAGTTTGGAGCAGCTTTCTGCCGAAGTCAGCCTGAACTCCGAGTCCCAGAAGACTGACGAGAGACAGAACGGAGACGCTGCCTGGTCCTCA GAAAAGACTGCACCCCCTCCATGCTGGGTCTGTGCGGCTCGCTGGCCTCTTTACCGAGCTCCAAGTCGCTGGCCAGCCTCAAGTCCAGCGAGTGTCTGGTCAACATCAGCACTGAGCCAAGTCCTGCGCTCTCTCCCAGCTAGGAGCTACagaaccac CAGTGCCGAGCCTACAGCCAACCCGATCCCCCAGCCTGTCTGCCTGGTGATGCTGCGTTGA
- the fam117aa gene encoding LOW QUALITY PROTEIN: protein FAM117A (The sequence of the model RefSeq protein was modified relative to this genomic sequence to represent the inferred CDS: inserted 1 base in 1 codon), which produces MSCRSGAPRGGNNPNLQPLRATVPYQLQRNKPLLCRDVKADRTTSRPPKPTIRRTLSLDAIVGPYLQGQWPKEAESPGVTCLNDKATQTPSSWAEETRGRRSVGGHKRSASWGSAEHLREVAKLRHQLQKRSRHAPPPAGYELPHHPLPAGHAAGITQTMPLMPLNRLAPRLRRSVEGLNLELEEVFVTEKPDDQHEILDVPDGHRAPVPAQRCSSGSQSEPSPAPPDPSLLSPSQSPCPLDPSLLTPSQSPCHLNPSLLSPSQSPCPMGEPEPVECETLCPSPSTSLPPFALDPPLLQPPSSSSSSSTSSTSPRPNKTCSFQREPPEGCERVRVCEEAMSACQGEPLLQPSCPDPNKVNFTPHGGSAFCPVSLLKPLLPSMDLLFRGLSVSPVTGCPGQAXPHQAAGHAVGGYRADSIGALSGLDRTANTAGGGILLELEEK; this is translated from the exons ATGTCGTGCAGAAGTGGAGCGCCTCGGGGGGGCAACAACCCCAACCTGCAGCCCCTCAGAGCCACTGTCCCGTACCAGCTCCAGAGGAATAAACCTCTGCTCTGCAGGGATGTCAAgg CTGACAGGACCACGTCTCGACCACCCAAACCCACCATCCGCCGAACCCTGTCCCTGGACGCCATCGTGGGGCCCTACCTGCAGGGACAGTGGCCCAAGGAGGCAGAGAGCCCAGGCGTTACCTGCCTCAATGACAAAGCCACACAG ACACCAAGCTCTTGGGCAGAGGAGACCCGGGGAAGGAGAAGTGTCGGCGGACACAAGCGCTCGGCATCATGGGGCAGCGCAGAACACTTGAGGGAG GTGGCCAAGCTGAGGCACCAGCTGCAGAAACGCTCCCGCCATGCCCCTCCCCCCGCGGGATACGAGCTCCCCCACCACCCCCTACCTGCCGGCCATGCTGCAGGCATCACTCAG ACAATGCCCCTGATGCCGCTGAACAGACTCGCCCCCCGGCTGAGGCGTAGTGTTGAAGGTCTCAACCTCGAGCTGGAGGAGGTGTTCGTGACTGAGAAACCTGACGATCAACACGAG ATTCTGGACGTCCCAGACGGCCACAGGGCCCCAGTCCCTGCCCAGAGATGCAGCAGTGGCTCCCAAAGCGAGCCGTCCCCGGCCCCTCCGgatccttccctcctctctccatctcagtcCCCCTGTCCCCTCGACCCATCGCTCCTGACGCCTTCACAGTCCCCCTGTCACTTGAATCCGTCTCTTCTGTCTCCGTCACAGTCTCCCTGTCCCATGGGAGAGCCAG AGCCGGTGGAGTGTGAGACCCTCTGCCCTTCTCCGTCGACGTCGCTccctccgtttgctctggatcctcctctgctgcagcccccctcctcctcctcctcctcctccacctcctccacctccccccgtCCCAACAAAACCTGCTCCTTCCAGAGGGAGCCGCCTGAAGGCTGTGAGCGAGTTCGTGTGTGCGAAGAGGCGAT gtctGCCTGTCAGGGCGAGCCTCTCCTCCAGCCGTCCTGCCCTGACCCCAATAAAGTCAACTTCACCCCCCACGGAGGCTCGGCCTTCTGCCCCGTCAGTCTGCTGAAGCCCCTCCTGCCCTCCATGGACCTGCTGTTCCGCGGCCTGTCGGTTTCTCCCGTCACGGGCTGCCCGGGCCAGG TCCCCCACCAGGCAGCTGGGCATGCAGTAGGCGGATACCGAGCGGACTCTATCGGGGCTCTATCAGGACTCGACCGCACTGCGAACACCGCCGGGGGGGGGATTCTTCTGGAACTGGAGGAGAAGTGA
- the rundc3aa gene encoding RUN domain-containing protein 3A isoform X3, with product MESGCMHTAMAMGLTSKKASTRSVGVERKNLITVCRFSVKTLLEKYTAEPIDDSSEEFVNFAAILEHILSHRFKGSGSWFSSDGQRSFWEYIRLACSKVQNNCIASIENIENISTSRAKGRAWIRVALMEKRLSEYVATALRDTRTTRRFYDDGAIMLREEATVLTGMLIGLSAIDFSFCLKGEVLDGKSPAVIDYTPYLKFTQSYDYLSDEEDRRSVDSSNSEESVPEHPYIPLVTDEESWSNKCRKMEQRFKIVYAQKGYLEELVRLRESQLKNVETENKRLRSRVEELTVQSQQEKKELEAVVLELQAQLSALIPCDSSHLAKDLSIPLVNQWSTIKDSQGDVKLFRRRSFHSLEQLSAEVSLNSESQKTDERQNGDAAWSSAGKDCTPSMLGLCGSLASLPSSKSLASLKSSECLVNISTEPSPALSPS from the exons ATTCTCTGTAAAGACTCTCCTAGAAAAGTACACAGCAGAGCCAATAGATGACTCATCCGAGGAGTTTGTTAACTTCGCTGCCATTTTGGAACACATCCTCAGCCACCGCTTCAAAG GTTCAGGAAGCTGGTTCAGCTCAGATGGACAGCGCAGTTTCTGGGAGTATATCCGGCTGGCGTGCAGCAAGGTGCAGAACAACTGCATCGCCAGCATAGAGAACATTGAAAACATCAGCACATCACGAGCCAAG GGCCGGGCCTGGATTCGAGTGGCTCTGATGGAGAAGCGTCTGTCTGAGTATGTGGCCACCGCCCTGAGGGACACCAGAACAACCAG GAGGTTTTACGATGATGGAGCCATTATGCTGAGAGAGGAGGCCACAGTCCTGACCGGCATGCTGATCGGACTCAGCGCCATTGACTTCAG tttttGCTTGAAGGGGGAAGTTCTGGATGGGAAATCCCCAGCTGTGATTGACTACACCCCGTACCTGAAGTTCACTCAGAG CTACGACTACCTGAGTGATGAGGAGGACCGGCGCAGCGTGGACAGCAGTAACAGTGAAGAGAGCGTCCCGGAGCATCCCTACATCCCCCTGGTCACCGACGAGGAAAGCTGGAGCAACAAGTGTCGCAAGATGGAGCAGAGGTTTAAGATCGTCTATGCCCAGAAG GGTTACCTGGAGGAGCTAGTGCGCCTGCGGGAGTCCCAGCTGAAGAACGTGGAGACGGAGAACAAGCGCCTGAGATCCAGGGTGGAGGAGCTGACGGTCCAGAGCcagcaggagaagaaggagcTGGAGGCCGTCGTGCTGGAGCTGCAGGCACAACT CTCCGCCCTCATCCCCTGTGACTCCTCCCACCTGGCGAAAGACCTCTCCATCCCCCTGGTCAACCAGTGGTCCACCATTAAAGACAGCCAGGGCGATGTCAAGCTGTTCCGCAG GAGGAGTTTCCACAGTTTGGAGCAGCTTTCTGCCGAAGTCAGCCTGAACTCCGAGTCCCAGAAGACTGACGAGAGACAGAACGGAGACGCTGCCTGGTCCTCAGCAG GAAAAGACTGCACCCCCTCCATGCTGGGTCTGTGCGGCTCGCTGGCCTCTTTACCGAGCTCCAAGTCGCTGGCCAGCCTCAAGTCCAGCGAGTGTCTGGTCAACATCAGCACTGAGCCAAGTCCTGCGCTCTCTCCCAGCTAG